Proteins from one Desulfovibrio sp. genomic window:
- a CDS encoding TIGR04282 family arsenosugar biosynthesis glycosyltransferase: MNKSPCLLLMLRSPRLGRVKTRLARDVGDEAALALYKAFVQDMLQALDGCGADIMLWVEPAEDVESVRDWLGNELVCLPQPEGDLGVKMDYAFKWAFEHGYAAAAVLGSDIPQLSPRMAKHLIRLIKSEPAVLGPSPDGGYWTIGFQSGRYLPEVFANIPWSTPDVFERTQQVLHPLEPAVLPELADMDTLEDLRELIRTCPPGMARRTLALAKKLA; encoded by the coding sequence GTGAATAAATCTCCCTGCCTGCTTCTCATGCTCCGCTCGCCCCGGCTCGGCCGGGTGAAAACCCGTCTGGCCCGCGATGTGGGGGACGAGGCCGCCCTGGCCCTCTACAAAGCCTTTGTTCAGGACATGCTGCAGGCTTTGGACGGATGCGGCGCGGATATCATGCTGTGGGTCGAACCTGCCGAGGATGTGGAGAGCGTTCGGGACTGGCTGGGCAATGAGCTGGTCTGTCTGCCTCAGCCCGAGGGAGACCTGGGAGTGAAGATGGACTACGCATTCAAGTGGGCCTTTGAGCATGGCTATGCGGCCGCGGCCGTCCTGGGTTCGGACATTCCTCAGCTTTCGCCGCGCATGGCCAAGCATCTGATTAGGCTTATAAAATCCGAACCTGCCGTGTTGGGGCCTTCTCCGGACGGCGGTTACTGGACCATAGGATTTCAGTCCGGCCGGTACCTGCCGGAGGTGTTCGCAAATATCCCCTGGAGCACGCCAGACGTTTTCGAACGTACCCAACAGGTGCTGCACCCTCTTGAGCCAGCCGTGCTTCCCGAACTGGCGGACATGGACACGCTTGAGGACCTGCGGGAACTGATACGGACTTGCCCGCCTGGAATGGCGCGAAGAACGCTCGCCCTGGCAAAGAAACTGGCCTGA
- a CDS encoding YbjQ family protein, translating to MNNRFVTTSFSFEGYRIVEHLGVVRGIIVRSRSIVGNIIAGFEMLFGGKIAMYTQLCERTRQESFDLMVEHAMEKGANAIIGMRYDANEVAAGVTEVLCYGTAVRVEKE from the coding sequence ATGAACAACCGATTCGTGACCACCTCGTTCTCATTCGAAGGCTACCGCATCGTGGAGCACCTGGGCGTTGTGCGTGGGATCATCGTCCGGTCCAGGAGCATAGTGGGCAACATCATAGCTGGCTTCGAGATGCTTTTTGGCGGCAAGATAGCCATGTACACCCAGCTGTGCGAGCGGACCCGCCAGGAATCCTTTGACCTCATGGTGGAACACGCCATGGAAAAAGGCGCCAACGCCATCATCGGCATGCGCTACGACGCCAACGAGGTGGCCGCAGGGGTCACCGAGGTGCTGTGCTATGGAACCGCTGTTAGAGTCGAAAAAGAATAA
- the guaD gene encoding guanine deaminase: MTGASCAIRGSFFDLVADPWDHPGKEQEAARFIRDGLLVVKNGIIEDFGPYAEVSSRHPGIHFTHLPDRLILPGFIDGHVHFPQVRVLGSYGNQLLDWLKTWVFPEELKYRDRDYAREAAKHFFDALLAGGTTTCQAFTTSSPVSSEEFFEEASRRNMRVIAGLTGIDRFAPADYLNTPEDFHRESKRLIEQYHRKGRNLYAITPRFAVGCTDELLACCRRLKDEYPDCWINTHISETPEEIRTVKKLFPDCADYTHVQEKHGLLGPKFTAGHGVWLSRDEMRRFSKSGAAISFCPLSNLFLGSGLFPLGRAKDPEHPVRLSVGCDVGGGNSFTLIRVLEEAYKVGMCNITMLDGSVGQREQDPAEAERNKLSPYRAFYLATLGGAHSLYLDDILGNFDKGKEADFVVLDWNAGQLAMQWRQSLTVKDGGPKTVDQAAELLFGVMAVGDDRNVDETWVAGKRAYKKTSD, encoded by the coding sequence ATGACAGGCGCTTCTTGCGCGATCCGAGGATCGTTTTTCGACCTGGTGGCCGACCCGTGGGATCATCCCGGGAAAGAACAGGAAGCCGCGAGGTTCATCCGGGACGGTTTGCTGGTTGTTAAAAACGGAATCATCGAGGACTTCGGCCCCTATGCCGAGGTGTCGTCGCGCCATCCAGGAATCCATTTCACCCACCTGCCGGATCGTCTCATTCTGCCGGGATTCATCGACGGCCATGTCCATTTCCCGCAAGTGCGCGTGCTTGGTTCCTACGGGAACCAGCTGCTGGACTGGCTGAAAACCTGGGTTTTCCCCGAGGAGTTGAAATACCGCGACCGCGACTACGCGCGCGAGGCAGCCAAACATTTCTTTGATGCCCTGCTGGCCGGGGGCACCACCACCTGCCAGGCCTTCACCACCTCCAGCCCTGTCTCTTCCGAGGAGTTTTTCGAGGAAGCAAGCCGCCGCAACATGCGAGTGATCGCGGGGCTTACCGGCATCGACCGCTTCGCGCCGGCGGACTATCTGAACACACCCGAGGACTTCCACAGAGAGTCCAAACGTCTGATCGAACAGTACCACCGCAAAGGCAGGAATCTCTACGCCATCACCCCCCGCTTCGCCGTGGGGTGCACGGACGAGTTGCTGGCCTGCTGCCGTCGCCTGAAGGACGAGTATCCGGACTGCTGGATCAACACGCACATCTCCGAGACTCCCGAAGAGATCCGTACAGTGAAAAAGTTGTTCCCTGACTGCGCCGATTACACCCATGTGCAGGAGAAACATGGCCTGCTGGGGCCGAAATTCACCGCCGGACACGGAGTGTGGCTTTCCCGCGACGAGATGCGCCGTTTCTCCAAATCAGGTGCGGCCATATCCTTCTGCCCGCTGTCGAACCTGTTCCTTGGTAGCGGCCTTTTCCCCCTGGGCCGCGCCAAGGACCCTGAACACCCGGTGCGCCTTTCCGTGGGCTGCGACGTGGGCGGCGGCAACTCCTTCACCCTGATCCGGGTGCTTGAGGAAGCCTACAAGGTGGGCATGTGCAATATCACCATGCTCGACGGTTCGGTGGGCCAGCGTGAACAGGACCCGGCCGAGGCCGAACGCAACAAACTCTCTCCCTATCGGGCCTTCTATCTGGCCACCCTTGGCGGGGCACATTCGCTCTATCTGGATGACATCCTGGGAAACTTCGACAAGGGCAAAGAGGCCGACTTCGTGGTTCTTGACTGGAACGCGGGGCAACTGGCCATGCAATGGCGCCAGTCCCTGACGGTAAAAGATGGTGGTCCAAAGACGGTGGATCAGGCCGCAGAGCTTCTGTTCGGGGTCATGGCCGTGGGAGACGACCGCAACGTCGACGAAACCTGGGTGGCTGGAAAACGCGCCTACAAGAAAACCAGCGATTAA